From the Limanda limanda chromosome 7, fLimLim1.1, whole genome shotgun sequence genome, the window ctctgttttttgtttttttatgtcaagGTGACACCTAAAGATCACATGTTAAACAAATATCACGCCTGGCTGTGGGAGAACCATGAAACTCTTGGAATCTGAAGCACAGTGTCCAAAGAATTGTACAGACTCCTGTTATCTAAGTATTATGATGAACTGTACTCATAGTATTATGATGACCATGTTTATGCTCAGGTTTATGTAATTTTATTAATAGTATAGAAATATCAGTGTTATGCCCttatttaaaaacttttacCCAGTTTGtaataaagtgttttaaaagttcaaatgatTCATGAGTGAATTATTCAACCAATCTTCTGActgttttttctgtatcatcaataaacatgtaaatgagGTCTGGAGACGTCTCCTTACTGTCTCTGGTTACTCCACACAGCAGCTTTCTCTTGGTCAACTGTTGCCACTGCTAAACACTCAGTGAATGCACAGGAAGATTAAGGTTAATTCCCTAACTTGTACTAGTACGGTCATTTGGATCAGTGTTATGATTGAATGTGAACAGACCTTCACCTTTAagaggaaaatgaaatcctgcaggacaaagacacaaagactgaACTTCTCTGGTGGACGAACAGAAGAAAAAGACTGGACAACCAAATGAAACCTCTTAAGATAACTTTTCTATTTGCTGTTTATAATAATGTTGGTTGTTAACAAGCTGTGACTCTGTTTAGTTCAATCTTCATTACCACAGCAGCCTTAGCTTCCaatccagtgtgtgtttgtactaaTTTTTCTAGGAGCTTTCCCAGCATGGACATTGACCTTCTAAGAAACAGTAGATCTCATGGGGACCAGAGACTGGTCTTAATGGGGCAAAAAGGATTAGGATGAGGTGTGTGCAGCTAATGGTGCAGATCATTAGGGACAGATCAGCAGGtcctgaggggagagagagagctgctgccACCCTCACCCGATTCAATAACTTCCAGAGGCTCTGCTTACGAACAGGCAAGGCAACTGCTTGGGGCCCCAGGACATGATGGGCCCCCTGAGGGCTGGAAAACCTTACTCCACAACAGTGTTGTATCATGAGGAAATCTCAGTAGGAAGTCTCCTGTAAGGAGCCCTGTGCCGTTCAAGTCTGAGCTACAGTTCTGTATCattctgaaaatgaaataaaataaaataatgaggaGTTATCCACCAGTTCTGTATCATTCTAAAAGtttaaattgaaaatgaattaaaagaaaataaaggggAGTATTCACCTGgaagtgaaaaatttaaataaaggaGATCATGGGGAACAAAGAGAGCAAGACAGTGGTAAGTGAAGCAGATAATGAAAATTAAGTACAGTATAATAACAGTATAACTGAATGCTGTCATTAGCAATGACTAATGGGAGAGACATTGGAATTTTTGTTGATGagtatttataatttttatatatatttacatttatgttaTGCCAACTTATGTGTGCTAATGTGAACACTGGCTCCTGGTTTTTATTGTTCTTCATTctatattttgaaaattagaaggttttaatgatctctgggttttttttttgttaaatgtcggtattgtgtgtgtgtgtgtgtgtgtgtgtgtgtgtgtgtgtgtgtgtgtgtgtgtgtgtgtgtgtgtgtgtgtgtgtgtgtgtgttgagttaaATCCCTCATCCTCCTCGGGTCTGGGCGGTGTCTCCCTGTGTGGAGGACAGGGAACCAGCTGCTGGTTCATTCATCCTCGCCACTGCTCCACCAGCTCTACCTAGCAGCCTCTCGCTCAGCTGGTCCCCGACATCTGCTACAACAATGGCTCACTCGAAGCTTTAAAAACCCGACTCTCCAAAATATGACCCTCCTGCTTTACTGTATGAACACGCAGGGAATCGGACAATCGTCAGTGGTGCAGCGGTCGTGGTGGTTTTGCGATAAGGTAAGAGCGCAGCAGCTATTAACAACAGCTCGGCTAGCTAATGCTAATAGttgctttttatttaaagtgtcTCCAGCGTTGAGGACACGTGTGGTTGAATATCTAAAGATGCTAACACCCTAGAGTTCAACGGACTTTGTGATTGTAGTCTGCTCATCTAATGATGAAACAAGGTTAGCTTCGGCTAGCTGCTAACTATCGACCTTAGCTGCTAGTCAGCTGGTCTAGTGTGGTGCTGATGCTGAGCTAGCCGAGCTGGCTAAGCTAATGGGGGAACTAGAGCATCCCAGTTAAGGCGAGTGATTGAAAAGCTTTTTCTACAGAATTAatacaacaactacaacaacaacactaatGAACACAGCAACACTTGGAGACAAGCCACTGAGCCACGTGAGGATTGTTGTTAATCATGTAAAGCTCAGTTTGAATTTCACCAAAATTATGAAGATGACGTTGGTcttcattaaaaataataagagaaaatgacaatcaaataaatacacGATAACACCAGTTAGTAGTTGTTTTTATGCTATATTATACagatgtttctgttcttttgaCCTGGGTTGTTAgatgaaaatacatttgagaCATTTGTTGGCTTATCAAACTACAATATACTTAATATTATTTCACAGTCTTACAAGAAAACAGCAGGTAAAACTCTTCTCTGCAACACTTAAAGTCAAATCCTCTATTCAGAAATCAGAAGCAGCATTTACTTATTGAATCAACGTTTTATTATACACCATATTGTAATTATAAGCAAATGTGTTTCATATCATATATGTTAGCAACTGTTACTCCTCCTGTGGAAATCATGAAGTGAAGGCTGCTGTATAAGCAGGCCCAtcagtaaatgtataaaatgaagCTTCACAAAATTGTCACAGTCACATTTATCATTCATCTAGATAgacttgatttatttcatcaagatccatgagttgttctctgggaaatctgtgaaagtgtcccaaaaaaaataaatgcttgCAAAGATCTTGCATGGATAAAGAAAGGAATTTAAATCTGTTTCACCCCCTTTGTTTGGATCCTTGCCGAAATTTACAGGGTTAATTTTTGTCCCATGTCCCATCTTCTTATCACGTTTCGTGGAAATTTGCTCACGAGTTGTTTGGTTGTCCTGCTGATGAGTAAACAAAGCAGCACAGCAAACAAACCCATGGAGAGGAGTGAAACTAATTATCTCCTCCTCAGGACAAGTTTCCAATTCTAATGTCTATTATAGTGTGATATAAATAATTTACCAAACCTTATCTGACCCTTAAAATGCTAATCAGGGAAACTTGAACTAAAGTaagtaaaaaatgtatgtattacaattttcaaaattgtatgtgtgtgtttgtcactaaAAAAATTTGCATAATGTATTgattgtgtgtgcttgtgtttcttctGGAGGATCATGTGGTGGGCCTGGCCGTTCCTGCCTGCTCTGGTACTTCTCTCAGAACTCTCTGTGGCGAGAGTCCAGACAGCGCCATGCCAGACCTGTCGAAAACTCACCGAAAGTTTCATTAAGGTACTGCTGTGAAAATAGTGAAGCATCAGttaatctctgtctgtctgtgccaGTTCATCATTTTTGGTATATGATGCCCTAAAATGATTTCCCTCTTTTTAGGGTTTGGACGTAACAGCGAAAAAGAACTTTGGGGGTGGTAACACTGCTTGGGAAGAAGATAAGCTGGCTAAGTATGCACGGAGGTAAGAGCAAGTTTtcatattctttatttattcttgaaaatactaaaaaaacttgcacatatacagtatatacctAATCTAAAAAGGATTGTGAATTGGCAGTCGATTCCTGGCATTACACATGCCAAAAAGAGATAGCAGATGACACAGATTGTTTCAGAAAACAATTTCATATTGCTACATAACCTACTCCCaactttcctctttctttaatttgtattaCTGAAAACATCCTACAGAATGCGATTCAGTAAGAAAGTTCTTCCAAGCAAATAtagataatattttgtattgtgTGAATGACTGCATTAGACAGTCTATTTCAAATGTTACGCTCTTTTGTGGTGTAACAAAGCTCCTGCACCTGTTCTGTTTTCATATTCCCCAGCTGCATCTCTTAAATGTTGCCTTCTTGTTTCAGTGAGACTCGACTGCTGGAGATTGTAGAAGCTGCTTGTGAGAAAACAGATTTTGAATGtaaccagctgctggagcagaTAGAGGACCAGGTGGAGACGTGGTGGTTCCACAGGTACATGCATTGTTTGCATACTCGATTTGACTCTCCCTTTCATTTCTTTCACTCAGCCCAACATCGTTTGCATGATGGCTTATTTGCTGAGGAGCAGGTGATGTTTAGTCGTCTGGTAGCCATTACTGGGAGCAGCTCATGTTTATCAGTGTGATTAAAGTGCTAGATCTGGAATCAGGCTAGTATGTGGATCATGCAGTGGAAAAACTACTTCATGtaaataacaattaaatgaGATTTAGGTCTAGTTTTCATGgccaaacaaaaataacaaatattttgaTGAACATCGATATAATATAAAATCATTAAAGTAGCTAAGCTCTATTTAAATAAGGCTGAATCCCACATTTTGTTTACCATATTGAGCCAGTGTTGGTTTCAGCTGTGTAATTATGTTTTCTCACGACGTATTACCTTGTCCCTGTTCTAACTCTATCTCTGACATGATGTTTGTGTCCTTTAGGCAGCAGGAGGCACCAGACCTGTTTGAGTGGCTGTGCATAGAGGAACTGAGACTCTGCTGTCCACCTGGACACTTTGGGCCTGGCTGCAAAGGTGTGGAGCACACAGACCACTCACCACAAGCCACCTGATATCCCTATATCAAATCTTACTGTGCCAGaccttcatttatttatttctgtcccATGTTAAACATTATTTAGAATTCATCACACAGTCAAATCAAACGTTTGTTAGTAGAATCATGCTCCTGTGACCAGGGAATCACTAATGTCATACTCATCCAATACAGAGTGTCCATCCAGCCCTGGTGGGGTGTGTGGTGGTCTAGGCCGCTGTGAGGGGGAGGGGACTCGACTGGGAGATGGAGAGTGCGTCTGTGATCCTGGATACTCAGGCAGTCTGTGCCAGGGCTGCGCTGATGGCTACTTCAGAGAGAAAAGCTCCAATGACAGCAAAGGAGCCTGTGCAGGTGCTTCAGATAAACCTTTCAATCATCAACAAATCCTCAGCATGAACTTAATTGTGTTTGAGTTCAGCTCAAATTGAAGGTCTCATTATCTCTCTGTTTGTAGCTTGTTACTACTCGTGTAAGAAGTGCTCAGGGCCGCAGGACTACAAATGCCTGGACTGCAAACCGGGCTGGATCCTCCATGACAAcaagtgtgtgggtgagtgtggcCTAAGAGTTCATTTTGTAACGTTTCATTGATTCTGTGCCAGTTTGTTGGCCGTTGGTATTCTGAGTATCCGTGTATGTCTCTCAGACACTGACGAGTGTGGTACGGAGCTGGCTCGATGTCCCTCGAACACGTACTGTCACAACACAGATGGAGCGTATGAATGCAGAGGTAGGTTCTCTTGTGTAGTTGCTGCTGCTCAAGTCACATTACAGGACTTAATGTGTAGTTCGGTATGCAATGTTCACCACTGTGATTTCTGCTCAATCCAGGCTGTGATCAGGCGTGTGTGGGATGCATGGGAAGCGGTCCTGCCCGTTGTAAGAAATGTTCACGTGGCTACAGATTGAAAGGAGCCAAGTGTCTTGGTAAGGATCCACTGCTTATCTCATAAATTTGTTTACGATTTAACTCTTAGCCTTGGCCTGATGTACTTAAACTGTGTTTCTTTGCTCCTTTGCACAGATATAGATGAATGTAATGAGCGTGCGATAGCGTGCCCAGGACTCAACGAGGCGTGTATCAACGAGGAGGGCTCTTTCCACTGTGACTGTGCCGATGGATTCATCAGAAGAGACAGCATTTGTGTCGAGAACAAGCCACCTGGTGAGAAGTCGTAGCAGTAAATTTGCAGAAACGTACAACATGGTGTTTTGCTGACAGCCTCTCAGATCTGTTTCCTAAATGTTCTTTCTGTGTCGCTCCTCAGCCGGCCCAGAGAAGGGACTGTTTGACGACATGACAGACGACGAGGTTCTTGTACTGCAGCAGATGTTCTTTGGGGTTGTGATCTGTGCCATCGCTACGCTCGCTGCTAAGGGTGATATGGTTTTCACGGCTATTTTCATTGGAGGTGTGGCTGCTATGGCCGGATACTGGTTGACAGAGAAGGGGGACTACATGCTGGATGGATTCATAAAAGGACGCTAGACTGTCCGTGGCCTCGATTTAATGAAAGGACCTTGGAATACCAGCCAATAAAAGTGAATATCACTCGACTGGGGCAGAAAATGATCACGACAATGCTTGCCTTTCAGggatttattttggttttgggAGTTACTTGAAAGGGCTTGGGGTAATAAATGTTTATGAATAGGATAATGCAGGAACGTTAAGGCCACGGAGCCATATATCTTGAAGAAGAACTAACAAGGCCACACTGCACTGATGTAAAGGAACTTAATCCCCTACCTCAACTTTGTTGGGAACAAGGTTGACATGAAGACCACCGCTGATTGTTCAAACCTAATATGCATTTGGATTTTCCATCTGGCCTCGATGTTGCTCGAGAAACGATGTCTTTCTTCCACACAATCGAAACCTCCAGTCATCATCCGCCGTCAAGCAGAGCTTTTCCCATAGTTTGAATGTTGCTTTAGTTTCGACAGTTCCCAGTCAATGTTTGCTATGGGCCTGCGGTTTAGACGAGGAAATCAGCCCAAAGAGAAAGCTCATTGAAACTCTGGGATGTTTCCATTAGGAACCACTGGTTATTAATGTTCACAGaaggactttttattttttatttccttactTCCTGAAATTATTCTTTTCAGTAATACTGCATGACAACAGGAATTGAAGTGAAAGGTACTACACTGTTTTAATTTGTCTCACTTTGGCATGAAAGTCTGACAGCTGCTGGATCACCAACATTACTGCTACTGACCACTTCTTAAGAGTTTGGAGGAATGTGCTTAGGTAAATACCAGCTCTAATCTTGATGATGTAAGCCATTTTCTGTTGCCTTTAATTTCGAAAGCAATATTTATTGGAATGATGTTTGTTATATTTAGTTCTCGACATCTTCtctgtgtatttatgtgcattTTAATGCAATTTTTAATTTATCCAGTTGTGACTCTAGCAGGTATTGTAGCATCATGTTAGAAAGCACCTGAGGCATCTgttctcatccatccatcatatgTATCTTTTCCAAGGGTGAAAAACTCGTCCATACAGTCATTGTTCATTATAGATGTTTGCTTTATGAGAAAAGTCTGCAACCGTCCATGtcatttttattctcattttgtGAAGAACTGTATGCTCTTTGCATAAACAGAACATTCAAGCGTATGGAATTTGTTTTCTTCAACAGCATGTTTTGTCATAAATTAAAGGAGATGCAAAAACTCTCAACATTTGCTGGtcaagttgcattgtgggtaatgtaggcaTCAGGTTTAGACAAGGTTGAACGAATGGAATAAGAAAGACGATatctctggttctgctgcatcTATTTTAATACTATGgtcaactttaaaaacaagtctGACAATGTAACAGAAGCACCATTATAAATTGTGTCAGTTCTATGTTTAGATTTTTACCATACTCTAAGATAACAGTGACATTCTAATGCTAATTATAAACCCCTCCAAATGTTCCATCAATGACTATCACAGCAGTAATTACATGcattatatacagtatgttatTTTTCAATGTTATCCGACCCCTGTGCCGAACCAGGTCCTGCAGCAAAGCCTGAAGTCTGTTCCCCAGGATGTTGAGGTTCAACCTATTTCAGTGTTCCACTCCAGTTAATGGGGTTGAGGCggagcagctctctctccttcaggaTCTCCTGGGAGCGTGTTAGTGCTCTGTCCCTCCAGCTCTGCTCCAttagctgaacacacacacaagcacaagaacacacacacacagctgagacaGGAAAGACACCACAACTCACTCCCTTCATATGTTGTTGTATCCGGAGAGCAGCCATCATTATAGAGCTTTTTTCACGACACTCTCTCTTACTTTCAGGCACCAAATTTTACAAACAGATGTTATTTCCCTAAATATGAAAGTATTAGCAGTGGAAGTATAATGTGTGAATGGAGGTGTACCTTCTTGTTCTCGTCTCTGAACACTGTCATTGCTCTGCTGTGCTGGATCCTTTGCTCTCTGTCACTGGACAGGGCGAGACGGTCCACTTCACATAAATACTCGGACTCCTTCACATTACCGACCAGCTGCAGTTTCAGGGCCACACGTTTCTCCTCCATCTGCCTCTTTAACTGTTCCAGCAGCTCCCTCCTGTCAGAGGAAGACAGACTCATCACTAAAGTGTATTTGC encodes:
- the LOC133004981 gene encoding protein disulfide isomerase Creld1, which gives rise to MWWAWPFLPALVLLSELSVARVQTAPCQTCRKLTESFIKGLDVTAKKNFGGGNTAWEEDKLAKYARSETRLLEIVEAACEKTDFECNQLLEQIEDQVETWWFHRQQEAPDLFEWLCIEELRLCCPPGHFGPGCKECPSSPGGVCGGLGRCEGEGTRLGDGECVCDPGYSGSLCQGCADGYFREKSSNDSKGACAACYYSCKKCSGPQDYKCLDCKPGWILHDNKCVDTDECGTELARCPSNTYCHNTDGAYECRGCDQACVGCMGSGPARCKKCSRGYRLKGAKCLDIDECNERAIACPGLNEACINEEGSFHCDCADGFIRRDSICVENKPPAGPEKGLFDDMTDDEVLVLQQMFFGVVICAIATLAAKGDMVFTAIFIGGVAAMAGYWLTEKGDYMLDGFIKGR